In the Numida meleagris isolate 19003 breed g44 Domestic line chromosome 5, NumMel1.0, whole genome shotgun sequence genome, one interval contains:
- the VDAC2 gene encoding voltage-dependent anion-selective channel protein 2 isoform X1: MAVSLECRPPRTPMAIPPSYADLGKSARDIFNKGYGFGLVKLDVKTKSASGVEFTTSGSSNTDTGKVNGSLETKYKWAEYGLTFTEKWNTDNTLGTEIAIEDQIAKGLKLTFDTTFSPNTGKKSGKIKSAYKRECLNLGCDVDFDFAGPAIHGSAVFGYEGWLAGYQMTFDSAKSKLTRNNFSVGYKTGDFQLHTNVNDGSEFGGSIYQKVSDNLETAVNLAWTAGSNSTRFGIAAKYKLDPTASISAKVNNSSLVGVGYTQTLRPGVKLTLSALIDGKSINAGGHKLGLGLELEA; encoded by the exons CTCCAATGGCGATTCCTCCATCATATGCAGACCTTGGCAAATCTGCCAGAGATATCTTCAACAAAGGATATG GGTTTGGGCTGGTGAAACTGgatgtgaaaacaaaatctgcaaGTGGAGTG GAATTTACAACATCTGGTTCATCGAACACAGACACTGGAAAAGTGAATGGAAGCTTGGAGACCAAATACAAGTGGGCTGAGTATGGGCTgactttcacagaaaaatggaaCACAGATAACACTCTGGGAACAGAAATCGCAATTGAAGATCAG ATTGCCAAAGGCTTGAAGTTGACATTTGATACAACTTTCTCACCAAATACAGG aaagaaaagtggtAAAATTAAGTCAGCATATAAACGTGAATGCCTAAACCTAGGTTGTGATGTTGACTTTGATTTTGCTGGGCCTGCAATCCATGGTTCAGCTGTATTTGGTTATGAAGGCTGGCTTGCTGGTTATCAGATGACTTTTGATAGTGCCAAATCAAAATTGACAAGGAATAACTTCTCTGTGGGTTACAAGACTGGAGACTTCCAGCTGCACACTAACGT CAATGATGGTTCAGAATTTGGTGGGTCAATTTACCAGAAAGTGAGTGACAATCTTGAAACTGCCGTAAACCTGGCATGGACAGCTGGTAGCAACAGCACTCGTTTTGGAATTGCAGCTAAATACAAGTTGGATCCCACCGCTTCTATCTCT GCAAAAGTGAACAACTCTAGTCTAGTTGGAGTGGGTTACACCCAGACCCTGAGGCCAG GTGTGAAGCTTACTTTGTCTGCCCTGATAGATGGAAAGAGCATCAATGCTGGTGGCCATAAACTTGGTCTTGGCCTGGAATTGGAGGCTTAA
- the VDAC2 gene encoding voltage-dependent anion-selective channel protein 2 isoform X2: MAIPPSYADLGKSARDIFNKGYGFGLVKLDVKTKSASGVEFTTSGSSNTDTGKVNGSLETKYKWAEYGLTFTEKWNTDNTLGTEIAIEDQIAKGLKLTFDTTFSPNTGKKSGKIKSAYKRECLNLGCDVDFDFAGPAIHGSAVFGYEGWLAGYQMTFDSAKSKLTRNNFSVGYKTGDFQLHTNVNDGSEFGGSIYQKVSDNLETAVNLAWTAGSNSTRFGIAAKYKLDPTASISAKVNNSSLVGVGYTQTLRPGVKLTLSALIDGKSINAGGHKLGLGLELEA, translated from the exons ATGGCGATTCCTCCATCATATGCAGACCTTGGCAAATCTGCCAGAGATATCTTCAACAAAGGATATG GGTTTGGGCTGGTGAAACTGgatgtgaaaacaaaatctgcaaGTGGAGTG GAATTTACAACATCTGGTTCATCGAACACAGACACTGGAAAAGTGAATGGAAGCTTGGAGACCAAATACAAGTGGGCTGAGTATGGGCTgactttcacagaaaaatggaaCACAGATAACACTCTGGGAACAGAAATCGCAATTGAAGATCAG ATTGCCAAAGGCTTGAAGTTGACATTTGATACAACTTTCTCACCAAATACAGG aaagaaaagtggtAAAATTAAGTCAGCATATAAACGTGAATGCCTAAACCTAGGTTGTGATGTTGACTTTGATTTTGCTGGGCCTGCAATCCATGGTTCAGCTGTATTTGGTTATGAAGGCTGGCTTGCTGGTTATCAGATGACTTTTGATAGTGCCAAATCAAAATTGACAAGGAATAACTTCTCTGTGGGTTACAAGACTGGAGACTTCCAGCTGCACACTAACGT CAATGATGGTTCAGAATTTGGTGGGTCAATTTACCAGAAAGTGAGTGACAATCTTGAAACTGCCGTAAACCTGGCATGGACAGCTGGTAGCAACAGCACTCGTTTTGGAATTGCAGCTAAATACAAGTTGGATCCCACCGCTTCTATCTCT GCAAAAGTGAACAACTCTAGTCTAGTTGGAGTGGGTTACACCCAGACCCTGAGGCCAG GTGTGAAGCTTACTTTGTCTGCCCTGATAGATGGAAAGAGCATCAATGCTGGTGGCCATAAACTTGGTCTTGGCCTGGAATTGGAGGCTTAA